From the Planctomycetota bacterium genome, the window GTCATGTTCTTCACCACGGTTTTCCTGACGCTTTTCGGGATCGCGTACTTCAAAACGTCGGGCATGGTTCCGCCCGGGGACTTCCATCCGGCGAAGTTCTTCCGGCTGTCGAGCGCGGTGATGGTGGGCGTGCCGCTGGCGGTGTGGCTGGCGGGGGCGCTTCTTCGGGCGGCGCGGAACGCGCGGCGGGAGGACTACGAACGGCGGCCGGACGGGCGGCGGCTGTCGCTGCGGGACTATCTCTTCGGGTTTCTCTACTACGACAATCCGGTGGAGAACATCTGGGGGCCGATCGCGCTCATCGGGGCGACGCTCGCGGCGCTCATGTGGGTGTTTCTCGGCCGCTGAAGGAGGGGCCGGTCAGTCCCGGAAGGCGGCTGTGGCGGTGTCCTGGAGGACGCGCCGCAGGTCCGAGCGGTCGGCGTTGGGGAAGTTGGAGCGCTGGACGAGGAGGATGTAGTACGCCTCGCGCCGGGGATCGATCCATCCCTGCGTGCCGAAGGCGCCGCCGTGTCCGTAGCTTCCGGGGGAGAGCGCGGCGGTGACCCCCTGAGGTTCGCGGACCACCTGCCATCCGAGCCCCATGCCCATGCCGGGAGTGAAGCCCGCGGCCATGCCTCCAAGCTGGTCGGCGGTCATCCGGGCGACGGCCCGTTCGCTGAGGAACCGGCGGCCGCCCGCGACGCCCCGGTCGAGCATCATCTGATAGAAACGCGCCAGGTCGGGGGCGGTCGAGTAGAGGCCTCCGGCGGGAAGGGGATATTGCCCCTGGGGCGCGTCGCCCAGGAAGGGCTCCACGGGGGTCAGGCGGTCGGCATCCCGGCGGTAGAGGCGGGCGATGCGGGGGGCGCGTTCCGGCGTGGGGTAGAAGAACGTGTCCTTCATGCCCAGGGGCCGAAAAAGGCGTTCCTCGAGGAATTCCTCGAAGCGTTTTCCGGAGGCGACTTCGACGACGCGCCCGAGGACGTCGATCCCGGTGTTGCAGTACGCCCACTTCGTGCCGGGTTCGAAGGCCGGAGGGCGGGCGAAGTGAGGGACGGCTTCGGCGAGGGTACGGTTTCGTTTGGCGTAGAGGTCGCCCATTTCCTTGGGCGGAGCCCCCGGAATCCCCGAGGTGTGGGTGAGGAGGTGGCGCAGGGAGATCGGCTTGGGAGTCTGGAGCCGGCCGAATTCGGGGACAAAACGCGCGACGGGATCCTCGATCGAAAGCTTGCCTTCGTCCTCGAGCATGAGGACGGCGACGGCGACGACGGGTTTGGTCATGGAAGCGATGCGGAAGATCGTATCGGGGCGCATGGGGT encodes:
- a CDS encoding serine hydrolase domain-containing protein, coding for MNPPLLRRLACLIAAALASCATPSPGVDSEKLALLRPRLQEFVDRGEVAGLVAAVGRRGTVVFLEALGWRDLEARDPMRPDTIFRIASMTKPVVAVAVLMLEDEGKLSIEDPVARFVPEFGRLQTPKPISLRHLLTHTSGIPGAPPKEMGDLYAKRNRTLAEAVPHFARPPAFEPGTKWAYCNTGIDVLGRVVEVASGKRFEEFLEERLFRPLGMKDTFFYPTPERAPRIARLYRRDADRLTPVEPFLGDAPQGQYPLPAGGLYSTAPDLARFYQMMLDRGVAGGRRFLSERAVARMTADQLGGMAAGFTPGMGMGLGWQVVREPQGVTAALSPGSYGHGGAFGTQGWIDPRREAYYILLVQRSNFPNADRSDLRRVLQDTATAAFRD